taaaaaatctaaaatactgAGACGTGACATAAACAGGCCtattaaaacagcaacagataCTGTTGTCACTCTGTTTCATAATCCACACAGAGCACTTACGTGGATTTGTAGCTCTGTGGTTGTGTAAGCACCTTAGAATAGAAAAAGTCCatgtttcaaaatgaaaaggttGAAGAAGAAGCTCTTCAGCTGCCTGTCTGTGGATCAATTATTgctatttcctttgtttttttgcaggcCAATCACACAGGATGCCTTGTGATTACTTGATCTTCAAATGCTCTGCATGCTGGGACGATTCAAGAgtcaagtgtttttctttatctccaCCATATGACGGAGAATCTGGCTCAATCAGTCTGCTGAGCAGCTCTTCGTACTTTATGGATATGGCCAATTTGAATGTATTACTTGCCATTCACAGTCAtgcacaatgaaataaaaccagtgaTGTAGACCATCgtacagcagcagagaaaaccTTATCTTGTCCAACTATTAGAATAAtatctgtctctgctctgtttttattcatatcaGCACAATTCACACTAATTATTACGGTGGTACATGctaattttaattaacattaaaaaagcaTGTCTTAGTTCATATTTTACTGCTCTAATGAGCTAAAAAACAGGACCAGGTCTAGTTTGTGTCTTATCCCCAGCAAAAAGAATTGCAGTTTCTATGGCTGCAGAGTCACAAGCACAAAAGTGTAGAgacagacatggagaggaggagactTTCAGCAGAGTAGGTCGCAAAGACGAGACAGTCTCACCCAAACTGTTTTCAGAACCTGAGTGGCCTGGAGGAGGCAGAGTTTGAAGACTGTAGAAAGCTTACAAATCGTTCCTACACAAATAAGTGAAGTTGTTAAAAACGTCACTGTGGCGAATCAGAAGGGAAAATGAGACTCACTTCGAGTTAAAACACTGTAGTGATGGTTTTAGTTGACAGTCCTCCTCACTGCTGTATAGAAAGGAGTTGCTGctattctctctctttgtatCAGGAGAAACTTGTGATATTTCAGTTGTGGgatttactgtaataaacatttaaaccctactcacacagtcagtgtgtgagTAGGTCATTGTCAAGTACAACAAGGCTGTGTCTGCCTTCCATCATCCACAGAGGTAGTGAGCAATGACTCTGAATACAGAGACTTCCACCATGATAAATCTGCCGGCCTTCATATTTGGACCATTCAAATATCATCCAGTTTACAGAGACTGACATACTGTGTATCAAGGCACAAAGATGCTTTTTTAGCTATTGCGTTCGCTGGCATTAATCAGcagcaaatgacaaaacatttacatgatGGCCTGAACACACTGAGCTCTGGTAATGTCTCCATTAGTCCTTTAATGAATCAGTGATGCCAACATCTGCGTACAGTGGTCGTGGTATATTTGTGTCATCCATACACAAGTTCCCAGCTCACGTAAGTAGAAGACATTAGAGCTGCCATGACTGTGGGGAAGAattggtgagaaaaaaaaacagaaatcatcaCAGAACAGCggtgagacacaaacaaagaatCTTCTCCGTCAAGCTCTGCTACCAGAGAAGCAGCTCCCTTTCCTAAAGACATGTTACAGTCACAGTGTCCACTAGAAAATCAACAGATAAGGACATTTTGCCCCGACATTATCATATAATaagttataaaatatataattccCTTCATGTCTCCAACTAAATGACTCAAAAGATGCCTTTCTTCTTTACCTGTACCTGAACATGTCTGACCTTTGGTGCATTTCTGCCTGACACAcaatggatgtgtgtgtgtgcgagtttTTAATGAGACAATAAGTGTCGAAATGTGTCATTTTGGGGTTTTATACATTAAAAGATCTCCAAAGACATTTCCAGTACAGCGGTATTCCCAGAAAACGTGTGCGTTTCTGAGCGTGGGGGTGGAGGGTGCGTTGGATTTGCGCAAGCGGGTGCGCTGATGACCGGGTAGGTGTGATTGGTCACCTCTGCCTATGAGGGGGATGCCTGTCAGCTTGcaaatgtgtgtgcttttaaacTGCTGCGGGCAGAGGGCACGGCGCTCAGACCACACAGGTTGTCGTGACAGAGACCAACCAACCGAACCGAGCCGAGCCGAGCCGGACCGAGCACACCGGTGCGCACAGCAAGGCTCTCCAAAAAGCGCGCAAAAGTAGagtggaagaggagagaggaaaggagataTGACGCTGCCAGCGGTGCgacaactttttcttttctgtttattatggTTTCTTGGATGCTGGAGCACAACAGGTGGGTGATCATCGAAATAAACATAGAAGTCtaacaattaaattaaagtttaacgttaaaaaacaatttcagcattttaaaacacGTTTTAAATTGTGAAGTGACTcaatgaatattaaatattcattttcccttttttgtcttttagctctttcttaaaatattttcaatgcAAAGTTGCAAAATTACAGCTCTATATAAAagaaattaagttttattttatcattgtgctgctgctggaaaaaacGAACTTAAAGGACGATAAAgggatttatattttatatttactgtgtagTTCAGTAGCAATAAGCAGTTAAGATGTTTGGGgttgtgaaacattttatttgaagtcATTGTATTTTGCATTGAGAGAAGTGATTCAACTGTCCACTGGAGGGCTCCTCACGATGAGCTGAGCTGTTACAGGCTACTGGAGTAAATCATGTAACACAGGGAATGTGCTTATTGATGGTTTCTAATTAAATACACTGAACTTAGCTAAAGATAAAATACACAATCACACCTAAAGCACAACTAGCATTtcttaaaattacatttaagcATACTTGAAACTAAGGATTGTAATCATTTTAGTCATTATCAGCAGGTTTTAAGttcagatttaatatttaaaataagataTTATCTTATATAATGTACTTTTACAATTCATTTCATTATATCCAAAAACGTTTTATTCACTCCGGGCTTGAGGCTGTTATTTATTAGTGTGAATGTTATTTCTGACAAGTTTTGGAATTAGAGaaaattacaatatataaataatataaattttGGAATTAGAGAAAATTACAATAGCAGCTTTGGAGTCACATGTAGaattattacagtattattgTAGTATTACTGTATTACTCATTACAGAGATTTCATCATGTTTGTATCAAACTAATTAAATGTTGCCCTGTTTTAAGACAATATATTTACTACGCCTGTTGTGTaactattataatattattatattataatattatagtataatataatagtgtttcttgttcttcttccagaTGCCAGTCCCTATGATCAGTGGGAAGACGGCCTAACGTTCAGACGGGTAGAGAATTATCTTTTCATCTTACATTTCCATTCCTCATTTCCACTTTGTGCTCCACCTCCAACACACTCAGCTGATTGAGGGCGTTCACTCCTGTTAAACCAATTAGATTGTGCTGTGAGCCAATCATCCAATTGCTGTCAaactttaaatatgtttctctctctgtcagcttTCAGTATTTCAGCATCAGATCCCAACTGTGTTACCGACTGagtgtgttgtttgtctgcaggtgcGAGGCGTCCAAAGTGATGATTTGAGTGGTGTTTTGTGGAGAGACCAAGACGAGGTAGATGAAAAGcataataaaaaagcaaaatactGCTGTATATATTACACTCCTGTCAGGCAGCACTGTCTAAATTAAGATGGAGATGATCATTCACCTCTGTGACTCAGCAGCAGTGCTTTATGTTAAGCCTGCCTCATTTCCCATCAGCCCAGCTGCTAATAGTCTATGAAGTCAcgctctgttgttttttaatcttctaatcaaaactgaaaacaccAGGACTCCACATTTCCCCTTAATGATCATGACACATGATGAGAGGACGAAGAAAATGAGAGGGACAGAGCGTGGACTCTGGTTTTCCAGTGGTGTGTTGTAGTGATTTATAGTATACGCTTAAAAATGACAGTAGTAACGTGTCAGTGAGGAGAGTAACACTCCTATcaggacattttgaaaaatgttctgcacaggaacacagtaaaacacagcagtgccTGTGGGCTCAGTAGTAACCGAGCTGACTAACAGTTTACAGTGAAAGTTTGGTGGTGACTGTAACACAATTATCAGgaacatctttttcattttgttccttGTCATTAATCTGAAGTTGTCTTTGTGCACAGGAGCAAGTCCAGAACGTGTTCAAAAGAGTAAGTTTTCCTGCACATTGTGTTGATTCTGTTATTTCTGACATAGATTCAGCTGCTAGTGACTCTGGaatttctcccttttcttcagTTCCTGTTTCATTACTCCAAAGCGCGTAACTCTGTCGGAGCCGTACAAAAAGAGGTGAGGAACAAAGAGATTGTGAAACTGACAAGCtgatttctaat
This Anabas testudineus chromosome 21, fAnaTes1.2, whole genome shotgun sequence DNA region includes the following protein-coding sequences:
- the nms gene encoding neuromedin-S, whose amino-acid sequence is MTLPAVRQLFLFCLLWFLGCWSTTDASPYDQWEDGLTFRRVRGVQSDDLSGVLWRDQDEEQVQNVFKRFLFHYSKARNSVGAVQKESHSVHPLMQLSPKLSQRRKKKVLLLKIRGLPEGML